The following are encoded together in the Gordonia insulae genome:
- a CDS encoding ABC transporter permease, with translation MARGRRTVTVTPPVASRASVGRLGTLALRVVPAAFILILFAWPVGALVRRAVDVGSDAGIGELLRRTNALDLLGFTLFQAAASTVLALVVAVPMVWLIARVDIPGSLLLMVIVTVPFVLPTVVVGIAFRALLDGPLAFLGVGSGLWPILLAHAFLNVAVVARVVGAAWRSLDPRQAEAAYTLGAGRVRAFVGVVLPRLMPAVGGAAALVFLFCSTSFGVIVILGNGEIRTLETEIYTQAIGYFRIPEAVALSMLQLIVVVAALLLTRLFGDPGGAVGARPAETRFRPHGRQWVAVAAAVAWTVVVLVGPIAVLAVRSVRPGADGAWTLDGYRSLSESVNGVTPLDTLRYSLGTAALAMVIALVVGLLAAVAMHRSRGRWAAAGDVVATIPLGISAVTLGFGYLIVLAALPSEVASSPLVIPCVQALIAIPVVVRIALPALTSVPARLRQAAATLGAGPLRVFLTVELPMIGRSLCAAGGFAFVMALGEFGATSFLARADTTTLPVLIGSALNRPGAENLATAMAASMLLVGVTIVAVVLVEALRPRTGALL, from the coding sequence ATGGCGCGAGGCCGTCGGACGGTGACGGTCACGCCGCCCGTCGCTTCGCGAGCCTCTGTCGGCCGACTGGGCACGCTCGCACTGCGGGTGGTGCCGGCCGCGTTCATCCTGATCCTGTTCGCCTGGCCGGTCGGGGCGCTCGTCCGGCGGGCTGTCGACGTCGGGTCCGACGCCGGGATCGGTGAGCTCCTACGGCGTACCAATGCACTGGACCTGTTGGGCTTCACGCTCTTCCAGGCTGCCGCGTCGACCGTGCTGGCCCTTGTCGTCGCCGTGCCCATGGTGTGGCTGATCGCCCGCGTCGACATCCCGGGGTCGCTGCTGCTGATGGTGATCGTCACGGTGCCGTTCGTGTTGCCGACCGTGGTCGTCGGCATCGCGTTCCGCGCGCTGCTCGACGGCCCGCTCGCATTCCTCGGCGTCGGGTCGGGACTCTGGCCCATCCTGCTCGCGCACGCGTTCCTCAACGTCGCCGTGGTCGCCCGTGTCGTCGGTGCGGCGTGGCGGTCGCTGGACCCGCGTCAGGCCGAGGCCGCGTACACGCTCGGGGCGGGCCGGGTGCGGGCGTTCGTCGGGGTGGTGCTGCCCCGGTTGATGCCCGCGGTCGGCGGGGCGGCGGCATTGGTGTTCCTGTTCTGCTCCACCAGCTTCGGCGTCATCGTGATCCTCGGCAACGGCGAGATCCGCACGCTGGAGACGGAGATCTACACACAGGCGATCGGATACTTCCGGATCCCTGAGGCGGTCGCACTGTCGATGCTGCAACTCATCGTGGTGGTCGCCGCGTTGCTGCTGACCCGGCTGTTCGGCGACCCCGGGGGAGCTGTCGGCGCCCGGCCCGCCGAGACCAGGTTCCGTCCTCACGGCCGCCAGTGGGTCGCCGTCGCCGCCGCGGTCGCGTGGACGGTCGTGGTGCTGGTGGGGCCGATCGCGGTTCTCGCGGTCCGATCGGTCCGACCGGGCGCCGACGGGGCGTGGACGCTGGACGGTTACCGATCCCTGTCCGAATCGGTGAACGGTGTGACTCCGCTTGACACGCTGCGGTATTCGTTGGGTACGGCCGCGTTGGCGATGGTCATCGCGCTGGTCGTCGGACTGTTGGCGGCGGTCGCGATGCACCGGTCGCGAGGTCGGTGGGCGGCCGCCGGTGACGTGGTCGCGACGATCCCGTTGGGTATCAGCGCCGTGACCCTGGGCTTCGGGTACCTCATCGTGCTGGCGGCGTTGCCGTCCGAGGTCGCATCCTCACCGCTGGTGATCCCGTGTGTGCAGGCCCTCATCGCGATCCCGGTGGTGGTGCGGATCGCGTTGCCCGCGTTGACGTCGGTGCCGGCGCGACTGCGCCAGGCCGCCGCCACCCTCGGTGCCGGACCGCTGCGGGTGTTCCTCACCGTCGAGCTCCCGATGATCGGCAGGTCCCTGTGCGCGGCAGGGGGTTTCGCCTTCGTGATGGCTCTCGGCGAGTTCGGGGCGACCAGCTTCCTGGCGCGCGCCGACACCACCACACTGCCGGTGCTGATCGGCTCGGCGCTGAACCGGCCGGGTGCGGAGAATCTGGCCACCGCGATGGCCGCGTCGATGTTGCTGGTGGGGGTGACCATCGTGGCCGTGGTCCTGGTGGAGGCGCTGCGGCCGCGGACGGGAGCGCTCCTCTAG
- a CDS encoding ABC transporter ATP-binding protein yields MLEIDAVGVRYGSTVVLDDLIWTVGTSGSPVTALLGPSGCGKSTLLRAVAGLEPLSAGHIRFDGADLAKVPAHRRDFGVVFQDGQLFGGRSVESNVAYGLRMRRWSRQEIRARVAEMLDLVRLPDLGRRSVDELSGGQAQRVALARALAPRPRLLLLDEPLAALDRLLRDQLATEIAEIVRAAATPTIVVTHDHTEAALMGDTISVMRSGEIVQNAAPEQLWSRPVDEWTARFLGVTSVIDADVSDAQAATPIGPLTLEAPDGRHRLGLRPESVRARRLSGPDAAVTGVVGMVADLPAGRRLRVVTEIGEIDAVTSERVVIGDRVGLSIVGERVAVIGS; encoded by the coding sequence ATGCTCGAGATCGACGCCGTCGGCGTGCGTTACGGCTCGACCGTGGTCCTCGACGACCTCATCTGGACGGTCGGGACGTCGGGGTCGCCGGTGACCGCGCTGCTCGGGCCGTCGGGCTGCGGCAAGTCCACCTTGCTCCGTGCGGTCGCCGGCCTGGAACCGTTGAGCGCCGGGCACATCCGGTTCGACGGCGCCGACCTCGCGAAGGTGCCCGCCCATCGTCGCGACTTCGGCGTGGTGTTCCAGGACGGTCAACTGTTCGGCGGCCGTAGCGTCGAGTCGAACGTCGCCTACGGTCTGCGGATGCGGCGATGGTCGCGGCAGGAGATCCGGGCGAGGGTCGCCGAGATGCTCGACCTCGTCCGCCTACCCGACCTCGGCCGACGATCCGTCGACGAGCTGTCCGGCGGACAGGCGCAGCGGGTGGCCCTGGCCCGGGCGCTGGCGCCGCGACCGCGGCTGCTGTTGCTCGACGAGCCGCTCGCCGCGCTCGATCGGCTGCTGCGCGACCAACTCGCCACCGAGATCGCCGAGATCGTCCGCGCCGCCGCCACCCCGACGATCGTGGTGACCCACGACCACACCGAGGCCGCGCTGATGGGGGACACGATCTCGGTCATGCGGTCCGGTGAGATCGTGCAGAACGCCGCCCCGGAACAGCTCTGGAGCCGACCCGTGGACGAGTGGACGGCCCGGTTCCTCGGCGTCACGTCGGTGATCGACGCCGACGTCTCCGACGCGCAGGCGGCCACACCCATCGGTCCCCTCACGCTCGAGGCGCCCGACGGACGGCATCGGCTGGGCCTGCGTCCGGAGTCGGTGCGCGCCCGACGCCTGTCGGGGCCCGATGCCGCGGTGACGGGGGTGGTCGGGATGGTTGCCGATCTGCCCGCCGGACGTCGACTCCGCGTCGTCACCGAGATCGGCGAGATCGATGCGGTGACATCGGAGCGGGTGGTGATCGGTGATCGCGTCGGGCTGTCGATCGTCGGTGAGCGGGTGGCGGTGATCGGGTCGTGA
- a CDS encoding (deoxy)nucleoside triphosphate pyrophosphohydrolase: MTDARLVVAGAVVDPATRRLLLAQRRYPPEVAGLWELPGGKVEAGESPEAALRRELREELDVEVRVGSALAERVALRDDLTLIALRAQIVAGTPRPADHEALRWVDTVGLGEFARDGLLVPADAVWVPELLTELGG, translated from the coding sequence GTGACCGATGCCCGGCTCGTGGTCGCCGGTGCCGTCGTGGATCCGGCCACCCGGCGACTGTTGCTCGCGCAGCGGCGGTACCCGCCCGAGGTCGCCGGGCTCTGGGAGCTGCCCGGCGGAAAGGTCGAGGCGGGGGAGAGTCCGGAGGCCGCACTGCGTCGGGAGCTGCGGGAGGAACTCGACGTCGAGGTGCGGGTGGGCTCGGCCCTGGCCGAGCGGGTCGCCCTGCGTGACGATCTCACCCTGATCGCGTTGCGCGCGCAGATCGTCGCGGGCACGCCGCGTCCCGCCGACCACGAGGCCCTGAGATGGGTGGACACCGTCGGGCTGGGCGAGTTCGCCCGCGACGGCCTGCTCGTGCCCGCCGACGCCGTGTGGGTCCCGGAACTGCTCACCGAACTCGGCGGCTGA
- a CDS encoding EamA family transporter, translating to MTAMVSRGFAPAVMIVGATSMYIGAAVAVELFETLSPAAVAWLRIAGAAVVLVVWVRPGRPAWRPSRLVLAGAFGLITAAMNIAFYEALARLPLGTTVALEFLGPVAVAALGSRTRRDVLALLLAVVGVVLIADVRWEGTALGVVLALIAAACWAGYIVLGKRVAQRGRGLEDLATGFVVAALVTSPLALFLGPAFAGHAPTAWLLLLGLGLGVASTAIPYALDQVVLARVGRARFAILLALLPVTASIIGVVALQQIPTPVEAVGIVAVAAAIAVRSADDDEAVPAA from the coding sequence ATGACCGCCATGGTCTCCCGGGGATTCGCCCCGGCGGTGATGATCGTCGGCGCGACCTCGATGTACATCGGTGCCGCGGTCGCCGTGGAGCTCTTCGAGACCCTGTCGCCCGCGGCCGTCGCCTGGCTGCGCATCGCCGGAGCCGCGGTGGTGTTGGTGGTGTGGGTCCGGCCGGGGCGCCCCGCGTGGCGGCCGTCACGGCTGGTGTTGGCGGGGGCGTTCGGCCTCATCACCGCAGCGATGAACATCGCGTTCTACGAGGCTCTGGCCCGTCTGCCGCTCGGTACGACGGTCGCACTCGAGTTCCTCGGACCGGTCGCGGTCGCGGCACTGGGCTCACGCACGCGCCGCGATGTCCTCGCACTGCTGCTGGCGGTGGTCGGGGTCGTCCTCATCGCCGACGTCCGGTGGGAGGGCACCGCGCTCGGCGTGGTGCTGGCGCTGATCGCGGCGGCCTGCTGGGCGGGCTACATCGTGCTCGGCAAACGGGTCGCCCAGCGTGGCCGGGGCCTCGAGGATCTCGCCACCGGTTTCGTCGTCGCGGCGCTGGTGACCTCACCGCTGGCGCTGTTCCTCGGTCCGGCGTTCGCGGGTCACGCGCCGACCGCGTGGTTGTTGCTGCTCGGCCTCGGGCTGGGTGTGGCGTCGACGGCCATTCCGTACGCGCTCGATCAGGTGGTGCTGGCCCGGGTCGGGCGGGCCCGGTTCGCGATCCTGCTGGCGCTGCTGCCGGTCACCGCATCGATCATCGGAGTCGTGGCCCTGCAACAGATCCCGACGCCGGTCGAAGCGGTGGGCATCGTCGCGGTGGCCGCTGCGATTGCCGTCCGGTCCGCCGACGACGACGAGGCCGTGCCCGCGGCATGA
- the typA gene encoding translational GTPase TypA, which produces MSAVHKFRNVAIVAHVDHGKTTLVDAMLRQSGVFGERAELVDRVMDSGDLEREKGITILAKNTAVHRRQPDGTEVVINVIDTPGHADFGGEVERGLSMVDGVVLLVDASEGPLPQTRFVLRKALAASLPVIVLVNKTDRPDARIQEVVDETQDLLLDLASDLDDEAAAAAELVLDLPILYASGRAGIASTEKPADGEVPAGENLDPFFDVLLEHVPPPKGDPEAPLQAHVTNLDASAFLGRLALVRIHNGTLRKGQQISWCREVDGEDVVERAKITELLATVGVERTPAESAEAGDIVAVAGMPEIMIGDTLADLENPQPLPRITVDEPAISVTIGTNSSPLAGRVSGHKLTARMVKTRLDSELVGNVSLRVLDIGRPDAWEVQGRGELALAILVEQMRREGFELTVGKPQVVTRKVDGKVQEPFEHLTIDVPEEYLGAVTQLLAARKGRMEQMNNHGTGWVRMEFIVPSRGLIGFRTDFLTETRGTGIANAVFDGYDSWAGEIRARHTGSLVSDRTGSVTPFAMIQLADRGTFFVEPGADTYEGMVVGINPRAEDLDINVTREKKLTNMRQSSADVMETLAKPMQLDLEGAMEFCAADECVEVTPEVVRVRKVHLDANTRARERSRAKTRDQAAG; this is translated from the coding sequence GTGAGCGCTGTCCACAAATTCCGCAACGTCGCGATCGTCGCGCACGTCGACCACGGCAAGACCACGCTGGTCGACGCGATGCTGCGTCAATCCGGCGTTTTCGGCGAACGCGCCGAGCTCGTCGACCGCGTGATGGATTCCGGTGACCTCGAACGCGAGAAGGGCATCACCATTCTCGCGAAGAACACCGCCGTCCACCGTCGGCAGCCCGACGGCACCGAGGTCGTCATCAACGTCATCGACACCCCCGGCCACGCCGACTTCGGCGGTGAGGTCGAACGCGGCCTGTCCATGGTCGACGGCGTGGTGCTGTTGGTCGACGCCTCGGAGGGGCCGCTGCCGCAGACCCGATTCGTGCTGCGCAAGGCGCTCGCCGCCTCGCTGCCGGTCATCGTCCTCGTGAACAAGACCGACCGGCCCGACGCCCGGATCCAGGAAGTCGTCGACGAGACGCAGGACCTGCTCCTCGACCTCGCCTCCGACCTCGACGACGAGGCGGCCGCGGCTGCCGAGCTCGTCCTCGACCTGCCGATCCTGTACGCCTCGGGTCGCGCCGGGATCGCCAGCACAGAGAAGCCCGCCGACGGCGAGGTGCCGGCGGGGGAGAACCTCGACCCGTTCTTCGACGTGCTCCTCGAGCACGTCCCGCCGCCCAAGGGCGACCCCGAGGCGCCGCTGCAGGCGCACGTCACCAACCTCGATGCCTCGGCGTTCCTCGGCCGCCTCGCGCTCGTGCGCATCCACAACGGAACGCTGCGCAAGGGTCAGCAGATCTCCTGGTGCCGCGAGGTCGATGGTGAGGATGTCGTCGAGCGCGCGAAGATCACCGAGCTGCTCGCCACCGTCGGCGTGGAGCGGACCCCGGCCGAGTCGGCCGAGGCCGGCGACATCGTCGCCGTCGCGGGTATGCCGGAGATCATGATCGGCGACACGCTCGCGGATCTGGAGAACCCGCAGCCGTTGCCGCGGATCACCGTCGACGAGCCGGCGATCTCGGTCACCATCGGCACCAACTCCTCGCCGCTGGCGGGGCGCGTGTCCGGGCACAAGCTGACCGCCCGGATGGTCAAGACACGGCTCGACTCCGAACTCGTCGGCAACGTGTCGTTGCGTGTCCTCGACATCGGTCGTCCGGACGCCTGGGAGGTGCAGGGTCGCGGTGAGCTGGCGCTGGCCATCTTGGTCGAGCAGATGCGGCGCGAGGGCTTCGAGCTCACCGTCGGCAAGCCGCAGGTGGTCACCCGCAAGGTCGACGGCAAGGTGCAGGAGCCGTTCGAACATCTGACCATCGACGTCCCCGAGGAGTACCTCGGCGCGGTCACCCAGCTGCTGGCCGCCCGCAAGGGCCGCATGGAGCAGATGAACAACCACGGCACCGGGTGGGTCCGGATGGAGTTCATCGTGCCGTCGCGTGGCCTCATCGGCTTCCGGACGGACTTCCTCACCGAGACCCGGGGCACCGGCATCGCCAACGCGGTGTTCGACGGATACGACTCCTGGGCCGGCGAGATCCGGGCACGCCACACCGGTTCGCTGGTCAGCGACCGTACGGGCAGCGTCACCCCGTTCGCGATGATCCAGCTGGCCGACCGCGGCACGTTCTTCGTCGAGCCGGGCGCGGACACCTACGAGGGCATGGTCGTCGGGATCAACCCTCGCGCCGAGGACCTCGACATCAACGTCACCCGGGAGAAGAAGCTGACCAACATGCGGCAGTCGTCGGCCGACGTCATGGAGACCCTGGCCAAGCCGATGCAGCTCGATCTCGAAGGCGCGATGGAGTTCTGTGCCGCCGACGAGTGCGTCGAGGTGACGCCCGAGGTGGTGCGGGTGCGTAAGGTGCACCTCGATGCCAACACGCGCGCACGGGAGCGCTCGCGGGCGAAGACCCGCGATCAGGCGGCCGGATAG
- a CDS encoding ABC transporter family substrate-binding protein: MGVVLVKSRRALFAVLVAGLIVAIGACSANPPPPVRETAPPATPAEYPTEKTIYIATDSVGGGFNPHIGADQGTVTTAVAAMTLPSAFRPVDTPGGVVWQRQEALITSAEVTSTEPFTVTYQIHNDAQWSDGLPVTGDDFSYLWQQMSRQPNVVAPAGYRLIDSVQSRAGGKEVQVTFARPYPAWRELFTDLLPSHVLRGAPAGFQTGMDSGKPVSAGPYSVVSIDQTRDEVRLVRNDRYWMKPPDLDQVVLRRAGTASQMVESVRSGDSSVVTIGAGPATTAELTAVPGVQTRRNPTSRALSVSVNARTSTMRSLDVRRAVLGMIDPNLVTLAGAGDDIVTPYANTVFAPTDRGYFPVDRPRPSPDQVTALLTDAGYKRAAPDPGTPASPSGAQSTAPSDSSTGASGSDSSTAGDGGVATAPLPAGVTPYRKDGETLTVRVGAISGDPRSTSAAANIVDQLRGQGVQAAVVALPNSELYGVALTNARVDLVVGWTGLGVPPAAALASQVDCDQPKPGTAPSLSTPPTPTSVAPGQTGATAADSYASNISGVCDPALIGLARGALSAVDPVPQLTEAEPLLAAQSTYLPIYQDSMLAGRTGTVRNVPLTGPIQVSIFGDAVSWELP, translated from the coding sequence ATGGGGGTTGTGCTGGTGAAGTCGAGGCGCGCTCTGTTCGCGGTGCTCGTCGCCGGGTTGATCGTCGCGATCGGTGCGTGCTCGGCGAATCCACCACCACCGGTTCGCGAGACGGCACCGCCGGCGACGCCGGCCGAGTACCCGACGGAGAAGACGATCTACATCGCCACCGACTCGGTGGGTGGTGGGTTCAACCCACACATCGGGGCGGACCAGGGGACCGTCACGACGGCGGTCGCGGCGATGACGCTGCCCAGCGCGTTCCGTCCGGTGGACACGCCCGGCGGCGTCGTCTGGCAGCGGCAGGAGGCGTTGATCACCTCGGCCGAGGTGACGTCGACGGAACCGTTCACGGTCACCTATCAGATCCACAACGACGCCCAGTGGTCCGACGGTCTCCCGGTCACCGGCGACGACTTCTCCTACCTCTGGCAGCAGATGTCCCGTCAGCCGAACGTCGTGGCCCCGGCCGGATATCGGCTGATCGACTCCGTGCAGTCGCGGGCCGGCGGCAAGGAGGTCCAGGTGACCTTCGCGCGGCCGTACCCGGCGTGGCGCGAACTGTTCACCGATCTGCTGCCCAGCCACGTCCTGCGGGGTGCCCCCGCCGGCTTCCAGACCGGCATGGACAGCGGGAAACCGGTGTCGGCCGGGCCCTATTCGGTCGTCTCCATCGATCAGACCCGCGACGAGGTGCGGCTGGTGCGCAACGACCGCTACTGGATGAAGCCACCGGACCTCGACCAGGTAGTCCTGCGCCGGGCCGGTACCGCGTCGCAGATGGTCGAATCGGTGCGTTCGGGGGATTCGTCGGTCGTCACCATCGGTGCCGGACCCGCGACGACCGCTGAACTCACCGCTGTGCCGGGTGTGCAGACACGACGCAACCCGACGTCGCGGGCGCTGTCCGTCAGCGTGAACGCACGCACGTCGACGATGCGATCGCTCGACGTCCGGCGGGCCGTCCTCGGCATGATCGACCCGAACCTGGTGACCCTGGCCGGTGCGGGTGACGACATCGTCACGCCCTACGCGAACACGGTGTTCGCACCCACGGACCGCGGGTACTTCCCGGTCGACCGGCCGCGCCCGTCGCCCGACCAGGTGACGGCGTTGCTCACCGACGCCGGTTATAAGCGCGCCGCGCCGGACCCCGGGACGCCGGCGTCGCCGAGCGGCGCGCAGAGCACCGCGCCCTCCGACTCGTCGACGGGAGCGTCGGGGTCCGACTCGAGCACGGCCGGCGATGGCGGCGTCGCGACGGCACCGCTGCCGGCCGGCGTCACGCCGTACCGCAAGGACGGCGAGACCCTCACCGTTCGGGTCGGCGCGATCAGTGGCGATCCGCGCTCGACCTCGGCTGCCGCCAACATCGTCGACCAGCTGCGCGGCCAGGGCGTCCAGGCCGCCGTGGTGGCGCTGCCCAACAGTGAGCTGTACGGCGTCGCCCTGACCAATGCGCGGGTGGACCTGGTGGTCGGCTGGACCGGGCTGGGCGTGCCGCCCGCGGCCGCACTCGCCTCCCAGGTCGACTGTGACCAACCCAAACCGGGCACCGCACCGTCACTGTCGACGCCACCCACACCGACCAGTGTGGCGCCCGGCCAGACCGGTGCGACCGCCGCCGACAGCTACGCCAGCAACATCTCCGGCGTCTGCGACCCGGCACTGATCGGCCTCGCCCGCGGCGCGCTGTCGGCCGTCGATCCCGTCCCGCAGCTGACCGAGGCCGAGCCGCTGCTGGCGGCGCAGTCGACGTACCTGCCCATCTACCAGGACAGCATGCTGGCCGGTCGGACCGGGACGGTGCGCAATGTGCCGCTCACCGGGCCGATCCAGGTGTCGATCTTCGGTGATGCGGTGTCCTGGGAGCTTCCGTGA
- the mshB gene encoding N-acetyl-1-D-myo-inositol-2-amino-2-deoxy-alpha-D-glucopyranoside deacetylase produces MTQASGATGDATAGGRRLLLLHAHPDDESIMTGGTIARYLAEGAEVRVLTFTLGEEGEVIGDEWSQLAADGGADQLGGYRILELTRALAELSPAGGDVLRPRFLGGAGRWRDSGMAGTPSAQHPRALVQASPEDLVDTLVAEIVDFAPQVIVTYDDAGTYGHPDHMLVHETTVAAVPRALPQLPASGLKVYESVTERAALDAGLASAAGRVPDGWRMPQPGELPGYPESAITTEIDVTAYVPQKSAALAAHATQVTVAASGTEYALSNNILQPVFDHEHFILTGRWGGRATEMSDGTDGVRETDLFSGVG; encoded by the coding sequence GTGACCCAGGCGAGCGGAGCGACGGGGGATGCGACCGCCGGTGGACGGCGGTTGTTGCTGCTGCACGCCCATCCCGACGACGAGTCGATCATGACCGGCGGCACCATCGCCCGGTATCTCGCCGAGGGCGCGGAGGTCCGGGTGCTCACCTTCACGCTCGGCGAGGAGGGTGAGGTCATCGGGGACGAATGGTCGCAGTTGGCCGCCGACGGTGGCGCCGATCAGCTCGGCGGATACCGCATCCTCGAACTGACCCGCGCGCTCGCCGAGCTGAGTCCGGCCGGCGGGGACGTGCTGCGTCCCCGTTTCCTCGGCGGTGCGGGGCGCTGGCGTGACTCGGGCATGGCGGGCACACCGTCGGCGCAGCACCCGCGCGCACTCGTGCAGGCGTCGCCCGAGGACCTGGTGGACACGCTCGTCGCCGAGATCGTGGATTTCGCGCCGCAGGTCATCGTCACCTACGACGACGCCGGGACCTACGGTCACCCCGACCACATGCTCGTCCACGAGACGACGGTCGCCGCGGTGCCGCGAGCCCTGCCGCAACTGCCCGCAAGCGGTCTCAAGGTGTACGAGTCGGTCACCGAGCGCGCCGCTCTCGATGCCGGACTCGCGTCTGCCGCCGGCCGGGTGCCCGACGGTTGGCGCATGCCGCAGCCGGGTGAGTTGCCCGGTTATCCGGAGTCGGCCATCACCACCGAGATCGATGTGACCGCGTACGTGCCGCAGAAGTCCGCGGCCCTGGCCGCGCACGCCACCCAGGTGACGGTCGCCGCCTCCGGCACCGAATACGCCCTGTCCAACAACATCCTGCAGCCGGTGTTCGATCACGAACACTTCATCCTGACCGGCCGGTGGGGTGGCCGGGCCACCGAGATGTCCGACGGCACCGACGGTGTGCGGGAGACCGACCTGTTCTCCGGGGTCGGCTGA
- a CDS encoding facilitated glucose transporter: MRWSDRLLLALLVVDGFVVGVMSVAFAYLRFGGVAIPVAAVIAGLVNCVLLWLAAGYTDGPVRWFPLLAWLLALVAGGLPGPGGDVELIPEGPLMLPTLGLLAIGAGLPAVLAWSGRLPAADDV, from the coding sequence ATGCGCTGGTCGGATCGACTCCTGCTGGCACTGCTGGTCGTCGACGGGTTCGTCGTCGGCGTGATGTCGGTCGCGTTCGCCTATCTGCGCTTCGGTGGGGTGGCGATCCCCGTGGCGGCGGTCATCGCCGGGTTGGTCAACTGCGTGCTGCTCTGGCTGGCCGCGGGCTACACCGACGGTCCGGTTCGTTGGTTCCCCTTGCTGGCCTGGCTGCTAGCGCTGGTGGCGGGTGGGCTGCCCGGGCCCGGCGGCGACGTCGAGCTGATCCCGGAGGGCCCGTTGATGCTCCCGACGCTGGGTCTGCTGGCCATCGGCGCGGGTCTGCCCGCAGTGCTCGCGTGGTCGGGTCGCCTCCCGGCGGCGGATGACGTCTGA
- a CDS encoding FO synthase gives MVLREWARDAHAAVDEAREALRHVADDPASLTDDEWVALLGATGSELDALCALADSARRRVTDGESLTFVVNRNLDTAVIAADRDDLPPLESLVDEARHLGATEICMQGPIPVDAPGDQYLRLVERIHAAAPDLHLHAFRPPEVRDAATRMGIPIVDFLRQAHDAGLGSVPGTAAQVLDDEVRAYLGNGVAPTVREWVETIETAHSVGLFSTATLLYGHVETPHHQVAHLRLLNGIQSRTGGFSELILMPMVPAMAAPHLHGVATSTVSRRETRAVHAVARLITLGRFDHLQVAWTKHDRDTTEQILVGGADDIGGLLLDGELMPSAGQEAGRVLDVDDLVDIAARVGRAPRQRTTAYTDPPADRVLPIPQVRP, from the coding sequence ATGGTCCTGCGGGAGTGGGCTCGGGACGCGCACGCCGCGGTGGACGAAGCCCGGGAAGCATTGCGTCACGTCGCCGACGATCCGGCGTCGCTCACCGACGACGAATGGGTAGCGCTGCTGGGTGCCACCGGTTCCGAACTCGACGCATTGTGCGCTCTGGCGGATTCGGCGCGGCGCCGCGTCACCGACGGTGAGTCGCTGACGTTTGTGGTCAATCGCAACCTCGACACCGCCGTCATCGCCGCCGATCGCGACGACCTGCCTCCGCTGGAATCACTTGTCGACGAGGCCCGGCACCTGGGCGCCACCGAGATCTGCATGCAGGGTCCGATCCCCGTTGACGCACCCGGCGACCAGTACCTGCGGCTGGTCGAACGGATCCACGCGGCCGCCCCCGATCTCCACCTCCACGCCTTTCGGCCACCCGAGGTGCGCGACGCCGCGACGAGGATGGGCATCCCGATCGTCGACTTCCTCCGGCAGGCACACGACGCGGGCCTCGGTTCCGTGCCCGGCACCGCCGCGCAGGTCCTCGACGACGAGGTGCGCGCCTATCTCGGCAACGGCGTCGCGCCGACGGTGCGCGAGTGGGTGGAGACGATCGAAACCGCCCACTCGGTGGGACTGTTCTCCACCGCGACGCTGCTCTACGGGCATGTGGAGACCCCACACCACCAGGTGGCGCACCTGCGTCTGCTCAACGGGATCCAGAGTCGGACCGGCGGTTTCAGCGAACTGATCCTCATGCCGATGGTGCCCGCGATGGCTGCGCCGCACCTCCACGGCGTCGCCACATCGACCGTGTCTCGGCGCGAGACCCGTGCGGTGCACGCGGTCGCACGGCTGATCACCCTGGGACGATTCGATCACCTCCAGGTCGCCTGGACCAAGCACGACCGCGACACCACCGAACAAATCCTCGTCGGCGGCGCCGACGACATCGGCGGCCTGCTCCTCGACGGCGAGCTCATGCCGTCGGCGGGTCAGGAGGCCGGGCGTGTCCTCGATGTCGACGACCTCGTCGACATCGCCGCCCGGGTCGGCCGCGCACCCCGGCAGCGCACCACCGCCTACACCGACCCACCCGCCGATCGCGTGCTCCCGATCCCGCAGGTACGTCCGTGA